Genomic DNA from Peribacillus simplex NBRC 15720 = DSM 1321:
CGTTTTACTGGTCATTTATGGGGCATCTTCGTACAACGGCCTTGTAAGTGCCAATGAAGACGTCGACAATAAATGGTCACAGGTGGATAACCAATTGAAACGAAGAGCGGATTTGATTCCGAATCTTGTCGAAACGGTGAAGGGTTATGCTTCGCATGAAACGGAAGCCATTAAAGCGGTGAGTGATGCACGCTCGAAGCTGGCCGGTGCCAATTCGACTGAAGATAAGATTGATGCTGATCAAGAATTAAGTGGGGCATTGAGCCGTCTTTTGGTGGTTGTCGAGAACTATCCGGATTTAAAGGCCAATGAGAACTTTAAGGGTCTCATGGATAGTTTGGAAGGAACGGAAAATCGGCTGACGGTAGCTCGAAAAGACTATAATGATGAAGTTACCAACTATAATAAGATGATTAAACGATTTCCGAAGAATATGATGGCAGGAGCATTCGGGTTCGATGCCAAACCATATTTTGAAGTGACCGATCAAGAAAAAGAAACGCCAAAGGTTGATTTCGGGAGCGATAAATAATGAAAAAACTCGCTGTGTTTGCGCTAATCTTCATTCTCACGTGCAGTTTAGCAAACGTGGTCGCAGCACAACCTAACATCCCTGAACCAGTCGGGGATATATATGTTCAGGACTTCGCCGGAGTCCTGGATGATCAGGAAAAATCCGAACTCATCGAACTTGGGAAACGATTGGATGATGCCACAAAAGCACAAATTTCCGTTTTGACGGTTGATTCGATGGAAGGATCCGAGATCGAGGAGTACTCGGTCGAGGCATTGAGATCATTCAAGCTTGGTGATGCCGAGCTGAACAATGGAGTCCTCATTGTTCTGGCCATGGAAGAACAGAAAATCCGTATTGAAGTGGGTTACGGTTTGGAAGGGGCCATTACCGATATAAAATCTGGACAGATTTTGGACAATGTGGCTATCCCTGCGCTGAAAGAGGGTAAATATGATGTTGCCCTGACGGAAACCTATAAGGCCGTATATAACGATGTCACGAAAGAATACAACCTAGGTGACGAGTTTTATCAAGATCTCTCCGTTCAGCCTGAGTCAGAAAACTTTCAGCCATCAGGTTTACAGATTTTCCTCTTTATCATCGTAGTCATCATCGTATTCATCCTCGATGCCAAGTTCTTTAAAGGATTTTTCCTTCAAATGCTAATCAATATCCTTTTGATAATCATCAGTCGCGGAGGCGGCGGTGGCCGTGGAGGCGGCAGCGGCGGTCCACGGGGCGGCGGCGGAGGAAGTTCCGGTGGCGGAGGTGCCAGCAGGGGATGGTAAAACAGGTGAATCAGACCGGGAAACCGGTCTTTTTTTTATGCCTGTTCCCTGTATTTCCGGAAGATCGAGCAACAATGGAAAACCTTTCAGCACATCTATTTTCAGCAGAAAAGAGATAATAAGAATGTTCGGAAAGGCGGGATGACCTTGCGGACGTTTTCATTATTGAAAGGAATGCCGGTTTTTACAATCAAAGGAGAAAGAGTCGGCACGGTCCACGATTTATCAATTTCTGAAATGGGTCAGGTAACAGGCTTGGTCGTTCATCAGCAAGCATTGTTCAAAAGAGCTTTTCATTTGAAACTTGACGATATTTCTTCATTCGGTCCAGATGGGATCGTCATCATGCAACAGGATTCAAGCTTAAGGAAAGTGCCTGCGGATTCCATATGCCTATCGAAGGACGAATTATTGGGACGCATGCTTTTTTCTGAAATGGGCGAAGAACTGGGTTTACTGCAGGATGTATATTTCAAGGAGAAAATGGGCACGATTATAGCGTATGAAACAACGGATGGGTTTTTCTCGGAGTCGACAGTGATAGAATCAAAACAGCCGCCTGCATTAGGGAAGGATACCATCATTGTTTCAGTTTATGAACAGTGAGGTGTCCATTTTGGAAATTAAATGTCCGAATTGCCGCAGTAAAGATGTTGGGAAGATTGGCGTGAATCAATATTATTGTTGGAATTGCTTTATTGAAATGACCTTATCCGAAGGCCTAATTAATACGCACCAAGTC
This window encodes:
- a CDS encoding LemA family protein — translated: MMKKGWIIGIVVVVLLVIYGASSYNGLVSANEDVDNKWSQVDNQLKRRADLIPNLVETVKGYASHETEAIKAVSDARSKLAGANSTEDKIDADQELSGALSRLLVVVENYPDLKANENFKGLMDSLEGTENRLTVARKDYNDEVTNYNKMIKRFPKNMMAGAFGFDAKPYFEVTDQEKETPKVDFGSDK
- a CDS encoding TPM domain-containing protein yields the protein MKKLAVFALIFILTCSLANVVAAQPNIPEPVGDIYVQDFAGVLDDQEKSELIELGKRLDDATKAQISVLTVDSMEGSEIEEYSVEALRSFKLGDAELNNGVLIVLAMEEQKIRIEVGYGLEGAITDIKSGQILDNVAIPALKEGKYDVALTETYKAVYNDVTKEYNLGDEFYQDLSVQPESENFQPSGLQIFLFIIVVIIVFILDAKFFKGFFLQMLINILLIIISRGGGGGRGGGSGGPRGGGGGSSGGGGASRGW
- a CDS encoding PRC-barrel domain-containing protein; this translates as MRTFSLLKGMPVFTIKGERVGTVHDLSISEMGQVTGLVVHQQALFKRAFHLKLDDISSFGPDGIVIMQQDSSLRKVPADSICLSKDELLGRMLFSEMGEELGLLQDVYFKEKMGTIIAYETTDGFFSESTVIESKQPPALGKDTIIVSVYEQ